A stretch of the Filimonas lacunae genome encodes the following:
- a CDS encoding RICIN domain-containing protein gives MKNKTGTTRIFALFCIVIITSNTSCKKEDTSPTATTTPASTTVPHSAAKVPGNETLLTAGNGTFIIVNRKSGKPLDVSGQSTANGAKVLQWSGNGGTNQRWTLTQLTGGYYSIVGVQSSKALEIASALTTNNANTDIWTYSSGTHQQWQFTSLGNGYYRIINRNSGKDLTVAGQSVNDGDSIQQYDYLGVESQQWALLQATFSGQLGWTLTTTGVPSDVQTRITAAMNGAVARYNANANWPARTLTVEYNTGVATADGSTSGNIRFGASSSYQTIRTAMHEIGHTYGVGISSGWTANISGGYFVGTNAVDMLATFDGPGAIIYTGGGHFWPYGLNYETEWSETNGYRHVKIVAAMVSDGM, from the coding sequence ATGAAAAACAAAACAGGCACTACACGCATCTTTGCACTTTTCTGTATTGTTATTATCACCAGCAACACCTCCTGTAAGAAAGAAGACACCAGCCCTACAGCTACAACAACGCCTGCCAGCACAACTGTTCCGCATTCGGCAGCTAAAGTACCTGGTAACGAAACGTTACTCACCGCCGGCAATGGCACTTTTATTATTGTAAACCGCAAAAGCGGCAAACCACTGGATGTGTCAGGGCAATCTACCGCCAATGGCGCCAAAGTATTGCAATGGAGCGGCAATGGCGGTACCAATCAGCGATGGACATTAACACAACTTACCGGTGGATATTACTCTATTGTTGGCGTACAAAGCAGTAAGGCCCTGGAAATAGCTTCTGCCTTAACTACCAACAATGCCAACACGGACATATGGACTTATAGCAGCGGCACCCACCAACAGTGGCAGTTTACCAGTCTTGGTAATGGCTATTACCGTATCATTAACCGCAACAGTGGCAAAGACCTGACTGTAGCGGGCCAGTCAGTCAATGACGGCGACAGCATTCAACAGTATGATTACCTGGGCGTTGAAAGTCAGCAATGGGCATTACTACAAGCCACTTTCAGCGGCCAGCTTGGCTGGACACTTACTACCACCGGCGTACCATCAGATGTACAAACCCGTATCACCGCGGCTATGAACGGGGCAGTAGCACGCTACAACGCCAATGCCAACTGGCCTGCACGCACGCTTACCGTGGAGTACAACACCGGTGTGGCCACCGCCGATGGCAGCACCAGTGGCAATATCCGCTTTGGCGCCAGCTCCAGCTATCAAACCATACGCACGGCCATGCATGAAATCGGGCACACCTATGGCGTAGGGATTTCCAGTGGCTGGACCGCCAACATTTCGGGCGGCTATTTTGTAGGCACCAATGCCGTGGATATGCTGGCTACTTTTGATGGCCCCGGCGCTATTATTTACACAGGTGGCGGACATTTCTGGCCATACGGCTTAAACTACGAAACAGAGTGGAGCGAAACCAATGGTTACCGGCATGTGAAGATAGTAGCCGCCATGGTTTCGGACGGCATGTAA
- a CDS encoding TonB-dependent receptor → MISRLMKVTIVLMLCFTALTRIQAQTTTLQGNITDAEGNRLPGVTVTLQPSGKTTTTNNRGVYVFTGVAPGTVMITAHMMGYAVYTDTVNVKAGSYIHHMQLRTSSNNLQRVAVTGNAKGNANAESLIKIENSIMPVTIVDKRTIELMGSRRLDEVLKEQTGVAIVNDIGGGSRSIGVQMQGFGSEYVMVLIDGQPMIGRNSGNFDLSRISVANIERVEITKGAASNLYGGDALGGTINIITKHNVTSTQAMAAVSYGSNQTADISAEAETPVLQKKGSLALSTNYYHTGGFNTSTGTIKGTTAPPYNNYAAQGRFRYRFNDNNLLSISGRFGLRRSFMTKDYGASYITKDVLDEKDLNLSAAFDHHFNSRWRSMTRYYFTRYTADMSIAITQGDSVSQTVFGQTLHRAEQQVSYTLNKQLDVVGGIGGNLEHIDQNLLTNINSIKSYFGYTQANWRPLQQLELTAGLRYDHIVAYGWRLDPSMALQYKVLPGLSLKAAYGTGFKAPDMKKLYQVFYNPSYNYMVVGSSVIRNIINQMLAAGQIGKYELEPVYDEIKGKMLLAEMSKSYNLSIHWETLQQRLQLEGGVFYHNITNQINPVLIGTDINNRALYSYRNNAKAYYKGVEASVRFTPVTALTISGGYQYLVAKDKTVEQEIKEGGKYYTPLFDPATGYVNYHPTAKDYWGIENRSRHMFNTHVFYTYRPWDASVNVRVNYRGKYPFSDKNNNGYIDRFDTFVKGYYLLNAGVEKKLIHRRLSLRFTAENLLNFIDPKVPSQPGRVFFAGATYHFL, encoded by the coding sequence ATGATATCCCGATTGATGAAAGTGACCATAGTGCTGATGCTTTGCTTCACCGCCCTTACACGCATACAGGCACAAACCACCACCCTGCAAGGCAACATTACCGATGCAGAAGGCAACAGGTTACCTGGTGTAACGGTAACACTACAGCCATCCGGTAAAACCACCACTACCAATAACAGGGGTGTATATGTGTTTACAGGCGTTGCACCCGGCACCGTTATGATCACCGCCCATATGATGGGCTACGCTGTTTATACCGATACAGTCAATGTTAAAGCTGGCAGCTATATACATCATATGCAATTGCGCACCAGCAGTAACAACCTGCAACGGGTAGCCGTAACCGGCAACGCCAAAGGAAACGCAAATGCCGAAAGCCTTATTAAAATAGAGAACAGCATTATGCCGGTGACTATTGTAGATAAGCGCACGATTGAACTGATGGGCAGCCGGCGATTAGACGAGGTGCTGAAAGAACAAACCGGCGTGGCTATTGTAAATGATATTGGCGGCGGCTCGCGATCGATAGGCGTACAAATGCAGGGCTTTGGCAGCGAGTATGTGATGGTGCTGATTGACGGGCAGCCTATGATTGGACGCAATAGCGGCAACTTTGATTTATCGCGCATTAGTGTGGCCAATATAGAAAGGGTAGAAATTACCAAGGGTGCAGCTTCTAACCTCTATGGCGGCGATGCATTGGGCGGCACTATCAATATCATTACCAAGCACAATGTTACCAGCACTCAGGCTATGGCAGCCGTAAGCTATGGCAGTAACCAGACAGCTGATATTTCGGCAGAAGCCGAAACCCCGGTGCTGCAAAAGAAAGGAAGCCTTGCGTTAAGCACCAACTATTACCATACCGGTGGCTTTAACACCAGCACAGGCACCATCAAAGGCACAACCGCTCCTCCTTACAACAACTATGCTGCACAGGGACGCTTTCGCTACCGTTTTAACGATAACAACCTGCTTAGCATCAGCGGCCGTTTTGGTTTGCGCCGCAGCTTTATGACCAAAGATTATGGCGCCAGCTACATTACCAAAGATGTGCTGGACGAAAAAGACCTGAACCTAAGTGCAGCATTCGACCATCACTTCAACAGCCGCTGGCGCAGCATGACACGGTATTATTTTACCCGTTACACTGCTGACATGAGTATTGCCATTACCCAGGGCGACAGTGTGAGCCAAACCGTATTTGGGCAAACCCTGCACCGGGCAGAGCAACAGGTTTCTTACACACTCAATAAACAACTGGATGTAGTAGGCGGTATTGGCGGCAACCTGGAACATATAGATCAGAACCTGCTTACCAATATCAACAGCATTAAATCTTACTTCGGCTACACACAAGCCAACTGGCGTCCGCTACAGCAACTGGAGCTTACTGCGGGGTTGCGTTATGACCATATTGTTGCCTACGGCTGGCGGCTGGACCCCAGCATGGCCCTACAATACAAAGTGCTTCCCGGCCTTAGCCTGAAAGCAGCCTATGGAACAGGCTTTAAAGCGCCTGATATGAAAAAGCTGTACCAGGTGTTTTACAATCCCTCTTACAACTATATGGTGGTGGGCAGTTCTGTAATACGCAACATTATTAACCAGATGCTGGCTGCCGGGCAAATTGGCAAATATGAACTGGAGCCTGTGTATGATGAAATTAAAGGTAAAATGCTGCTGGCAGAAATGAGCAAATCGTACAACCTGAGCATACACTGGGAAACACTGCAACAACGCCTGCAGCTGGAAGGCGGCGTGTTTTACCACAACATCACCAACCAGATAAACCCGGTTTTAATTGGCACCGACATCAACAACCGTGCATTATACTCTTACCGCAACAACGCTAAAGCGTATTATAAAGGTGTGGAAGCTTCGGTGCGGTTTACGCCTGTTACCGCCCTTACCATCAGCGGTGGCTATCAATACCTGGTGGCTAAAGACAAAACCGTAGAGCAGGAAATAAAAGAAGGCGGAAAGTATTATACACCGCTGTTCGATCCTGCCACCGGGTACGTGAACTACCACCCTACTGCTAAAGATTACTGGGGCATTGAAAACCGTTCCCGTCACATGTTCAACACGCATGTATTTTATACTTACCGTCCCTGGGATGCCAGCGTAAACGTAAGGGTGAACTACCGTGGCAAATATCCTTTCAGTGACAAGAACAACAATGGCTATATCGATCGATTTGATACGTTTGTAAAAGGCTACTATCTGCTCAACGCCGGCGTGGAAAAGAAACTGATACACCGCCGTTTATCTCTAAGGTTTACAGCGGAAAACCTGTTAAACTTTATTGATCCCAAAGTGCCTTCACAACCCGGAAGGGTGTTTTTTGCCGGTGCCACGTATCATTTTTTATAA
- a CDS encoding HmuY family protein, producing MKFKTAMGIAAAVLLSSSCGKIYDVNGMDWQPDTPPSDSVFNREIQILNLGAHLPEGHVPADDEDPMFFSLEKFNSVAIGYRSTDRWDIAFSGYYRTEISANNGTKQGFGYGTSAIGGIAWLDAGFDEVTDIPDDSQFTYPGLSGLDDQGAFGKPGGHILYTFFGNQLRPDIMKDDNSADPAVQAKVDSYKHMMYCLSQELVNMFKDVYPLKPRTLIIKTAKGNFAKLETQSIYQDIMNPMDMHRGNDVHYPVYSFRYVIIPASERRFGFQITRPKLTVKL from the coding sequence ATGAAATTTAAAACGGCAATGGGCATTGCAGCAGCAGTATTGCTGAGCAGCTCGTGTGGTAAAATATATGATGTAAACGGCATGGACTGGCAGCCTGACACGCCGCCCAGTGATTCTGTTTTTAACCGGGAGATTCAGATATTGAACCTGGGTGCGCATTTGCCGGAAGGGCATGTGCCTGCTGATGATGAAGACCCGATGTTCTTTAGCCTGGAGAAATTCAACTCTGTGGCTATCGGTTACCGAAGCACCGACCGCTGGGATATTGCTTTCAGCGGGTATTACCGCACTGAAATTTCCGCCAACAATGGCACTAAACAAGGCTTTGGCTATGGCACCTCTGCTATAGGCGGAATAGCGTGGCTGGATGCAGGCTTTGATGAGGTGACAGATATACCTGACGACAGCCAGTTTACTTATCCCGGCTTATCCGGCCTGGATGACCAGGGAGCTTTTGGCAAGCCAGGCGGCCATATTTTATATACCTTCTTTGGCAACCAGCTACGCCCGGATATTATGAAAGACGACAATAGCGCCGACCCTGCTGTTCAGGCTAAAGTAGACTCGTACAAGCATATGATGTATTGCCTGTCGCAGGAACTGGTAAATATGTTTAAAGATGTGTATCCCTTAAAACCACGCACATTGATCATTAAAACAGCAAAAGGCAATTTTGCCAAACTGGAAACCCAAAGTATATACCAGGACATTATGAATCCTATGGATATGCACCGGGGCAACGATGTACATTATCCTGTATATAGTTTCCGTTACGTAATCATACCGGCATCTGAACGCCGCTTTGGTTTCCAGATTACCAGGCCTAAGCTTACTGTTAAACTGTAA